In Notamacropus eugenii isolate mMacEug1 chromosome 1, mMacEug1.pri_v2, whole genome shotgun sequence, one genomic interval encodes:
- the SLC25A47 gene encoding solute carrier family 25 member 47 — MDFIAGAIGGVCGVAVGYPLDTVKVRIQTEKKYPSIWNCIRELYKAEKLSGFYRGLSLPVCTVSLVSSVSFGTYRHCLSHICKFKYGNPDVKPSKVDITLSGCASGIVRVTLTSPTEVAKIRLQTQKQRPSITSSSPSDLLPPPKYKGPLHCLKTVAKEEGLRGLYKGSSALMFRDCHSFGTYFLSYSIICEWLTPAGQSQPDMLGVLFSGGCAGVLAWAVATPMDVIKSRLQADGLGQQRYRGFIHCITQSVKEEGVRVLFKGLALNCCRAFPVNMVVFVSYEAVLKLTRGFTT, encoded by the exons ATGGATTTCATTGCGGGAGCCATTGGag gtGTCTGTGGTGTTGCGGTGGGTTACCCCCTGGACACAGTGAAG GTCAGAATTCAAACTGAAAAGAAGTATCCTAGCATCTGGAACTGTATTCGAGAACTATACAAAGCAGAAAAG CTCTCTGGGTTCTACAGGGGGCTCTCCCTGCCCGTGTGTACAGTGTCCCTGGTCTCCTCAGTCTCCTTCGGCACCTACAGGCATTGTCTTTCTCACATCTGCAAGTTCAAGTACGGCAACCCGGATGTGAAGCCCTCCAAAGTGGACATCACCCTTTCAGGATGTGCCTCTGGCATTGTCAGG GTCACATTGACATCCCCTACGGAAGTGGCCAAGATCCGATTGCAGACACAGAAACAGCGTCCCTCGATCACTTCATCATCTCCCAGTGATCTCCTTCCCCCGCCCAAGTACAAAGGTCCCCTGCACTGCCTAAAGACTGTGGCCAAGGAAGAAGGCTTGAGAGGCCTCTATAAGGGCAGTTCAGCATTGATGTTCCGAGATTGCCATTCCTTTGGCACCTACTTCCTATCGTACTCCATCATCTGTGAGTGGCTCACTCCAGCCGGGCAGAGTCAGCCAG ATATGCTGGGTGTACTGTTCTCTGGTGGCTGTGCGGGTGTCCTGGCCTGGGCTGTGGCCACTCCCATGGACGTGATCAAGTCTCGTCTTCAGGCTGATGGACTGGGCCAACAGCGGTACCGAGGATTCATTCACTGTATCACACAAAGTGTGAAAGAAGAAGGAGTGAGGGTCTTGTTTAAAGGACTAGCTCTGAACTGTTGTCGAGCCTTCCCTGTGAACATGGTGGTTTTTGTCTCCTATGAAGCAGTTCTGAAACTTACCCGGGGTTTCACAACATAG